One Streptomyces sp. 840.1 genomic window, ATGCGCCGCGACGACATCGCCATGGACTACGGGAAGCTCGCCTCCCAGCTGTACGTCTGGCAGCGGCCGGGAGGCCGGGCCGAGGTGCATCGCGCCTGGGGTCGGAGCTTCCACTCGCACGGTCCGGTCAAGCCCGAGGAAGACGCTCCGTAACGCGCTCGGGAAACCCCGCATCATCGCCCCTGCCTGCCGGGTGCTCCACCACCGGATCACCCGCACGACCGACAAGGACCCTTCGTGAGCCGCACCATTCTTGACGTGCACATCCTCCAGACCGTTCCGCCCAGCAACCTCAACCGGGATGACACCGGGGCGCCGAAATCCGCGGTGTACGGGGGAGTCAGGCGTTCCCGTGTCTCCAGCCAGGCATGGAAGCGGGCCACCCGGACGGCGTTCAGGGACCTCCTCGACCCCGGCGAACTGGGTGTGCGCACCCGGAAGGTGGCCGACGCGCTGGCCGAGCGGATCATCGCCCAGGACGTGACACTGAGCGACCAGAGGGAGAAGGTGCTCGCCTTCGCCGCGGAGACAATCGTCGTGGCGACCGGCACCAAGGTCGAAGCACCCAAGCGCAAGTCGAATGCGGCGAAGGAAGCGGCCAAGGGCGGGGAGGAAGGCCCGGAGCCAGCCCCGGAGTCGTCTTACCTGCTGTTCTTGAGTGCCCGTCAGATCGACGCCCTCGCGGGCCTCGCGGTCGAAGGGCTGCGGTCGGGAGAGCAGGTCAAGGAGTTCTTCAAGAACAAGGAGAGGAAGGCCAGGGCCAGGGCTCTCGCCAACAGCAGCCACTCCGTCGACATCGCGCTCTTCGGGCGCATGGTCGCGGACACCACCGATATCAACGTGGACGCGGCCGCCCAGGTCGCCCACGCGATCGGGGTGCATGCGGTGGAGACCGAGTCCGACTACTTCACCGCTGTGGACGACAGAAATGCCTCCGACGAGTCCGGGGCCGGAATGATCGGCACCGTCGACTTCAACTCCAGCACGCTGTACCGCTACGCCGCGGTTGATGTGGACCGGCTGTACGACAACCTCGGCGCGGGTCCGAGCGACAGCGGCCCCGCGACCGATCCGGTACGGAGGGCCGTCGAGGCGTTCCTGGAGGGCTTCATCACCTCCCTCCCCACCGGCAAGATCAACACCTTCGGCAACCACACTCTCCCCGATGCCGTCGTGGTGAAGCTGCGGACGTCCCGCCCGATCAGCTTCGCCGGGGCCTTCGAGGCGCCCGTGGTCGCGAAGGGCACGGGCGGCCACGTCGAGGAGGCATGTACGGCGCTCGCCTCGTACGTGCCCGGTGTCGAGGCGGCGTACGGAGCCGAGAAGGACACGAGCACGTGGGTCGTGCGGGTCGGATCAGCCACGGACGCGCTGGCGGGCCTGGGTACCGAGGTCACCCTGGCCCAGCTCGTCGAGTCGGTGGGTGCGGCTGTCGGCGACCGGCTGGGCGGCGTCTGAATGAGCGTCCTGACCCTCCGGCTCGCCGGTCCGCTCCAGGCCTGGGGCTCTTCGGCCCGCTTCTCGCGCCGCACCACGGATTCGGCGCCCACGAAGAGCGGAGTGGTCGGCCTCCTGGCCGCGGCGCTCGGACGCCCCAGGGACGGTGACCTCTCCGACCTGGCCGCGTTGCGCTTCGGCGTACGCATCGACCAGCCGGGCACCCGTATCCGGGACTTCCAGACCGCGCACCACGACGACACAGGCAAGTCAATGCCGGTGTCCGAACGCTTCTACCTTGCCGACGCGGTGTTCGTCGCCGGCCTGGAGGGTGACGAGGACCTGCTGATACGCCTGCTCGCAGCCGTACGAAGCCCCGTCTTCCTCCCCTTCCTCGGCAGGAGATCATGCCCGCCGAGCCGCAACATCGATCTCGGTCTGCATCCCGGAGCCGAGCTCGCCGCGACGCTGGCCGCCCACGCATGGGAGGCATCCGACTGGTACTGCCGACGACGGCGCCAGGACGAGTCCGTCGACCTCACCATGCTCCTGGAAACCGGGCCCGATGCCGACGGTACGGAGGGGCCGGGCGACGCGGTACGGGATCAGCCGATCAGCTTCGATCCGCGTCACCGGCGGTACGGGCTGCGCGGGGTGGTCGCGCGAACGGTGACGGTCCCCAACCCGCGTGCCGACCGGAGGAACGGGCGGGCGGCCCTCGCCTCGCACGAACCGGTCGGCCACCTCACTCTGCTGGACAGGGACGGTGCCTGACATGTACCTCACGCGCTTCCGTTTCAACGCGGCGAGGACGGGCGCCCGGCGACTGCTGACATCACCGCAGATGCTGCACGCGGCGGTGATGTCCTCCTTCTCCGACGCACCCCCCACACCCGACGGGGGACCCCGGGTGCTCTGGCGGATCGACTACAACTCGGCGGCCGAGGTGCTGCTGTACGTGACCAGCCCGGCCAGGCCGGATCTGACGCATCTGGTGGAGCAGGCGGGCTGGCCGACGGCGGAGCCCCAGGGCTGGTCGACGTACGACTACGCCACCTTCCTGACGGGACTGTCCGCCGACAGCGTCTGGGAGTTCCGGCTCACCGCCAACCCGGTGCACAGCATCCGCCGCAAGGAGGACGAGCCGACGAAACGCACCGCGCACCGGACGCCCCGCTACCAGATCGAGTGGCTGCTCAAGCAGCAGGACCGTGGCGGCTTCGCCATCGTGGAGAAGGCGCCGGAGGCCCGTCGCCTTGAGCGGGGGGACGAGTACGAGCTGGCGGTGGGCGGGGCCCGGGGCCTGTCCTTCAGCAAGAAGAGTTCGTCGACGGGTAGGGACGGTTCCTCATCCGGTAAGGACGGTTCCAAGACGGCGGGCAGGGATGCCGTACGGATCGCCGCCGTGACCTACCAGGGTCGGCTACGGGTGACCGACCCGGAGGTCTTCCGCCTGAGGCTGGCGTCCGGACTGGGTAAGGCGAAGGCTTACGGCTGCGGGCTGATGACCCTCGCTCCGGTGGTGTGAGGGCGGACCGTGACCTCTCCATCGCTGGGCGCTCGCAAGCTCTCCTCGCCGCGTGAACTGAGCCGGGTGGGGGACCGGCTGTCCTTCGTCTATCTGGAACGGTGCGTCGTGCACCGCGACGCGCACGCCATCACCGCCGAAGACGCGGAGGGCACGAGGCACATTCCGTCCGCGACCATCGGAACACTCCTCCTCGGCCCCGGAACCCGCATCACCCATCAGGCCATGAGCGTCCTCGGCGAATGCGGAGCGGGCGTGGTCTGGGTCGGTGAACACGGAGTCCGTTTCTACGCGGGCGGGCGTGCCCTCACCCGCTCCTCCGCCCTGGTGCAGGCTCAAGCCACGGCCTGGGCGAACCAGCGCCG contains:
- the cas6e gene encoding type I-E CRISPR-associated protein Cas6/Cse3/CasE encodes the protein MYLTRFRFNAARTGARRLLTSPQMLHAAVMSSFSDAPPTPDGGPRVLWRIDYNSAAEVLLYVTSPARPDLTHLVEQAGWPTAEPQGWSTYDYATFLTGLSADSVWEFRLTANPVHSIRRKEDEPTKRTAHRTPRYQIEWLLKQQDRGGFAIVEKAPEARRLERGDEYELAVGGARGLSFSKKSSSTGRDGSSSGKDGSKTAGRDAVRIAAVTYQGRLRVTDPEVFRLRLASGLGKAKAYGCGLMTLAPVV
- the cas5e gene encoding type I-E CRISPR-associated protein Cas5/CasD, whose product is MSVLTLRLAGPLQAWGSSARFSRRTTDSAPTKSGVVGLLAAALGRPRDGDLSDLAALRFGVRIDQPGTRIRDFQTAHHDDTGKSMPVSERFYLADAVFVAGLEGDEDLLIRLLAAVRSPVFLPFLGRRSCPPSRNIDLGLHPGAELAATLAAHAWEASDWYCRRRRQDESVDLTMLLETGPDADGTEGPGDAVRDQPISFDPRHRRYGLRGVVARTVTVPNPRADRRNGRAALASHEPVGHLTLLDRDGA
- the cas7e gene encoding type I-E CRISPR-associated protein Cas7/Cse4/CasC, translated to MSRTILDVHILQTVPPSNLNRDDTGAPKSAVYGGVRRSRVSSQAWKRATRTAFRDLLDPGELGVRTRKVADALAERIIAQDVTLSDQREKVLAFAAETIVVATGTKVEAPKRKSNAAKEAAKGGEEGPEPAPESSYLLFLSARQIDALAGLAVEGLRSGEQVKEFFKNKERKARARALANSSHSVDIALFGRMVADTTDINVDAAAQVAHAIGVHAVETESDYFTAVDDRNASDESGAGMIGTVDFNSSTLYRYAAVDVDRLYDNLGAGPSDSGPATDPVRRAVEAFLEGFITSLPTGKINTFGNHTLPDAVVVKLRTSRPISFAGAFEAPVVAKGTGGHVEEACTALASYVPGVEAAYGAEKDTSTWVVRVGSATDALAGLGTEVTLAQLVESVGAAVGDRLGGV